One part of the Mesorhizobium sp. M4B.F.Ca.ET.058.02.1.1 genome encodes these proteins:
- the dnaJ gene encoding molecular chaperone DnaJ, which yields MKADFYETLGVQKGADDKELKSAFRKLAMQFHPDRNPGDHACEHKFKEINEAYETLKDPQKRAAYDRFGHAAFEHGGMNGAAQGFGAGGFADIFEDIFGDMMGGRQRRSSGGRERGADLRYNMEISLEEAFSGKTAQIRVPASISCSECSGSGAKPGTQPATCSMCNGHGKVRATQGFFSIERTCPQCQGRGQTIKDPCPKCAGQGRVTEERSLSVNIPAGIEDGTRIRLANEGEAGLRGGPSGDLYIFLAVKPHEFFQRDGADLYCKVPISMTTAALGGSFEVTTLDGTQTKVKVPEGTQNGRQFRLKGKGMPVLRQPNVGDLYIQTAVETPQNLSRRQRELLEEFEQLSSQDNSPQSSGFFARMKDFFESFSDR from the coding sequence ATGAAAGCTGATTTCTACGAGACGCTGGGCGTGCAAAAGGGCGCCGACGACAAGGAGCTCAAGAGCGCTTTCCGCAAGCTCGCCATGCAGTTTCATCCCGACCGCAATCCCGGCGATCACGCCTGCGAGCACAAGTTCAAGGAAATCAACGAAGCCTACGAGACGCTGAAGGACCCGCAGAAGCGCGCGGCCTATGATCGTTTCGGCCACGCCGCCTTCGAACATGGCGGCATGAATGGCGCCGCGCAGGGCTTCGGCGCCGGCGGCTTCGCCGACATCTTCGAGGATATTTTCGGCGACATGATGGGCGGCCGCCAGCGCCGCTCGTCGGGCGGCCGCGAGCGTGGCGCGGACCTGCGCTACAATATGGAGATTTCGCTGGAGGAGGCGTTTTCCGGCAAGACCGCGCAAATCCGCGTGCCGGCCTCGATCTCCTGCTCTGAATGTTCGGGCAGCGGCGCCAAGCCCGGCACCCAGCCGGCCACCTGCTCGATGTGCAACGGCCACGGCAAGGTGCGCGCCACGCAAGGCTTCTTCTCGATCGAGCGCACCTGCCCGCAGTGCCAGGGCCGCGGCCAGACGATCAAGGACCCGTGCCCGAAATGCGCCGGCCAGGGCCGCGTCACTGAGGAACGTTCGCTGTCGGTCAACATCCCGGCCGGCATCGAGGACGGCACCCGCATCCGGCTGGCCAATGAGGGCGAGGCCGGCCTGCGCGGCGGCCCGTCGGGCGACCTCTACATTTTCCTCGCGGTCAAGCCGCACGAGTTCTTCCAGCGCGACGGCGCCGACCTCTACTGCAAGGTGCCGATCTCGATGACGACAGCGGCTCTCGGTGGGTCCTTCGAGGTGACGACGCTCGACGGCACGCAGACCAAGGTGAAGGTGCCGGAAGGCACGCAGAACGGCCGCCAGTTCCGGTTGAAGGGCAAGGGCATGCCGGTGCTGCGCCAGCCCAATGTCGGCGACCTCTACATCCAGACCGCGGTCGAGACGCCGCAGAACCTGTCGCGCCGGCAGCGTGAGCTCCTGGAAGAGTTCGAGCAGCTGTCCTCGCAGGACAATTCGCCCCAGTCGAGCGGCTTCTTCGCCCGCATGAAGGACTTTTTCGAATCCTTCAGCGACCGCTGA
- the pmtA gene encoding phospholipid N-methyltransferase PmtA, with protein sequence MARGPGLRKSLAEKFDDELKFFRGWIDKPKTVGSIVPTSSITARKMASIVNPKSGLPVLEVGPGTGVITRAILAQGIKPENLYAVEYSTDFVRHLRRLYPGVNVIEGDAFNLNATLGDKRDMVFDSVVSGVPLLNFPVAQRIAYIESLLDRIPAGRPIVQLTYGPLSPIPPGRGDYTVKHFDFIIRNIPPTQLWIYRREAH encoded by the coding sequence ATGGCACGTGGTCCCGGGTTGCGCAAGTCGCTGGCGGAGAAGTTCGACGACGAGCTGAAGTTCTTCAGGGGCTGGATCGACAAGCCGAAGACGGTCGGCTCGATCGTTCCCACCAGTTCCATCACCGCCCGCAAGATGGCCTCGATCGTCAATCCGAAATCCGGCCTGCCGGTGCTTGAGGTCGGCCCCGGCACCGGCGTCATCACCCGCGCCATCCTGGCGCAGGGGATAAAGCCGGAAAATCTCTACGCGGTCGAATACTCGACCGATTTCGTGCGCCACCTGCGTCGGCTTTATCCGGGCGTCAACGTCATCGAAGGCGACGCCTTCAATCTCAACGCGACGCTCGGCGACAAGCGCGACATGGTGTTCGATTCGGTTGTCTCCGGCGTGCCGCTGCTGAACTTCCCGGTCGCCCAGCGCATCGCCTATATCGAAAGCCTGCTCGACCGCATCCCCGCCGGCCGGCCGATCGTTCAGCTGACCTATGGTCCGCTGTCGCCGATCCCGCCCGGCCGCGGCGACTACACGGTCAAGCATTTCGATTTCATCATCCGCAACATCCCGCCGACGCAGCTGTGGATCTACCGGCGCGAGGCGCATTAG
- a CDS encoding NADPH-dependent FMN reductase — protein MPMIPKILVFAGSIRWGAFSGRTADVAQKELAMQGAEVTRISLGDYPLPIMDEDLEKEKGIPENAMRIGRLIANHDGLLIATPEYNGSLPPLLKNSIDWVSRIRRDGGRSFRPFAGKPAGLCSSSDGKFAGIRCINHLRAVLVRCQVEVVTPECSVSGASDAFDENGHFRDDRLRQSMERLCRTLIETSRMLSSRIEA, from the coding sequence ATGCCAATGATCCCAAAAATCCTCGTCTTCGCAGGCTCGATCCGGTGGGGCGCCTTCAGCGGCAGGACCGCGGACGTGGCGCAGAAAGAGCTTGCCATGCAGGGCGCCGAGGTGACCCGCATCTCGCTTGGCGACTATCCGCTGCCGATCATGGACGAGGACTTGGAAAAGGAGAAAGGCATTCCCGAGAATGCCATGCGGATCGGCCGGCTGATCGCCAACCACGATGGACTGTTGATCGCCACGCCGGAATATAACGGCTCGCTGCCACCTCTGCTCAAGAACAGCATCGACTGGGTGAGCCGGATACGCCGCGACGGCGGCCGCTCGTTCAGGCCGTTTGCAGGCAAGCCCGCCGGCCTCTGCTCCTCCTCCGACGGCAAGTTTGCCGGCATACGCTGCATCAATCACCTGCGCGCCGTGCTGGTGCGCTGCCAGGTCGAGGTGGTCACGCCGGAATGCTCGGTCTCTGGCGCCAGCGACGCCTTCGACGAGAATGGACATTTCCGCGACGACAGACTACGCCAATCGATGGAGCGCCTATGCCGCACACTGATCGAAACCTCGCGCATGCTGTCCAGCCGGATCGAAGCATGA
- the pyrF gene encoding orotidine-5'-phosphate decarboxylase, translating to MIPEHADTMRDRLIVGLDVPTVKDAEKAVRELDGTVSFYKIGYQLAFAGGLDFARELASGGIRIFLDMKLLDIDNTVAKGVENIVRMGMTMLTIHSYPKAMRAAVEAARGSDLCLLAVSVLTSMDEQDMIDAGYEYDPHTLVLRRSEQALHAGMGGVVCSAEEAEAVRRIVGPNMAVVTPGIRPKGSDHGDQKRVVTPAQAIRNGSSHLVVGRPIVGAADRRAAAEAILAEMRSA from the coding sequence ATGATCCCGGAGCATGCCGACACCATGCGCGACAGGCTGATCGTCGGTCTCGACGTGCCGACGGTGAAGGACGCCGAGAAAGCGGTGCGCGAGCTCGACGGCACGGTCTCCTTCTACAAGATCGGCTATCAGCTGGCCTTCGCCGGCGGACTCGACTTCGCTCGCGAGCTTGCCAGCGGCGGCATCAGGATCTTCCTCGACATGAAGCTGCTCGACATCGACAACACGGTGGCCAAGGGGGTCGAGAACATCGTCAGGATGGGCATGACGATGCTCACCATCCACTCCTATCCCAAGGCGATGCGGGCTGCTGTCGAAGCGGCCCGGGGCAGCGATCTCTGCCTGCTCGCGGTCAGCGTGCTGACCTCGATGGACGAGCAGGACATGATCGACGCCGGCTACGAATACGACCCGCACACGCTGGTGCTGAGGCGCTCAGAGCAAGCGCTGCATGCCGGCATGGGCGGCGTCGTCTGTTCCGCCGAGGAGGCGGAAGCCGTGCGCCGGATCGTCGGGCCGAACATGGCCGTGGTCACGCCGGGAATACGCCCCAAGGGCAGCGACCATGGCGACCAGAAACGGGTGGTGACCCCGGCGCAGGCGATTCGCAACGGCTCCAGCCATCTTGTCGTTGGCCGCCCGATCGTCGGCGCCGCCGACAGGCGCGCTGCCGCCGAGGCCATCCTGGCCGAAATGCGGTCCGCATAA
- a CDS encoding DUF1330 domain-containing protein, which yields MAKGYWVARVDVRDAEGYKDYVAAAKPAFERFGAKFLERGGEHEKAEGPGRARNVIIEFPSLAAAHECYHSPEYQRAVAIRQKVADGEIVLVEGI from the coding sequence ATGGCAAAGGGATACTGGGTCGCCCGCGTCGATGTGCGCGACGCCGAGGGCTACAAGGACTATGTCGCCGCCGCGAAGCCGGCCTTCGAGCGGTTCGGCGCGAAATTCCTGGAGCGCGGCGGCGAGCACGAGAAGGCCGAGGGGCCGGGCCGCGCGCGCAACGTCATCATCGAGTTTCCGTCGCTTGCCGCGGCGCATGAATGCTACCATTCGCCGGAATACCAGCGCGCCGTCGCCATCCGCCAGAAGGTGGCCGACGGCGAGATCGTGCTGGTCGAGGGCATCTAG
- a CDS encoding D-alanine:D-lactate ligase-like protein, producing the protein MPRNQPRLILVHEPEKACFDRLVADGYPAERATEISSYLAQSTDLAPEFEVLAAACEARGLAFASVELDEAAGVLARADRDATLVWTLTDGIAYFRGGAAPALARLNGLKTIGADDSLFALCQDKFRSGAVLGALGLPAPQAGLARNGEWLVEPPASEAGWFVKPNRLGAKIGIWPDSRVADLGHALELSRRVFAHYRDDVVVQPYVAGRNVRASFLGLKPETGVEALGIAFVESGGDFQTMADSLALYGDTGGIAKAAGTYAEPVLEPVTASQPAADAIIRRIAGGLMTGLGLRDVFSVDLRVEADDTVHLIEFEVCPGLPCFDFRDYCRAQWGLGLADAMAETARTRLRP; encoded by the coding sequence ATGCCGCGCAACCAGCCGAGACTGATCCTCGTCCACGAGCCGGAGAAAGCCTGTTTCGACCGGCTGGTCGCCGACGGCTACCCGGCGGAGCGCGCCACCGAGATATCGTCCTACCTGGCACAGTCGACCGACCTTGCGCCGGAATTCGAGGTGCTGGCCGCTGCTTGCGAAGCGCGCGGCCTCGCCTTTGCGTCGGTCGAGCTGGATGAAGCCGCCGGCGTGCTTGCCCGCGCTGATCGGGATGCCACGCTGGTCTGGACGCTGACCGACGGCATCGCCTATTTCCGGGGCGGCGCGGCGCCCGCGCTGGCAAGGCTCAATGGGCTGAAGACCATCGGCGCCGACGATTCCTTATTCGCGCTCTGCCAGGACAAGTTCCGCTCCGGCGCCGTGCTCGGCGCGCTTGGCTTGCCGGCGCCGCAGGCAGGTCTGGCGCGGAACGGGGAATGGCTGGTCGAGCCGCCAGCCTCGGAAGCCGGCTGGTTCGTCAAGCCGAACCGCCTCGGTGCCAAGATCGGCATCTGGCCGGATTCGCGTGTGGCTGATCTCGGTCATGCGCTGGAGCTTAGCCGGCGCGTCTTCGCCCACTATCGCGACGACGTCGTCGTCCAGCCCTATGTCGCCGGCCGCAACGTGCGCGCCAGCTTCCTCGGCCTGAAGCCGGAGACCGGCGTCGAGGCGCTCGGCATCGCCTTCGTCGAGTCCGGTGGCGATTTCCAGACCATGGCCGACAGCCTGGCGCTCTATGGCGATACCGGCGGGATCGCGAAGGCCGCCGGAACCTATGCCGAGCCGGTGCTCGAGCCCGTCACCGCGAGCCAACCGGCAGCCGATGCGATAATCCGCCGGATCGCCGGGGGCCTGATGACCGGGCTCGGCTTGCGCGATGTCTTCTCCGTCGACCTCAGGGTGGAGGCCGACGACACCGTCCATCTCATCGAGTTCGAGGTCTGTCCCGGCCTGCCCTGCTTCGATTTCCGTGACTATTGCCGCGCGCAATGGGGCCTCGGTCTCGCCGATGCGATGGCCGAAACCGCGAGGACCCGGCTTCGACCATGA
- a CDS encoding SMP-30/gluconolactonase/LRE family protein encodes MSDTVSVFSDRICQLGEGPSYDRGSDALFWFDIVNGLLLEQGVGSGVLKVHDLGLMASALAIIDEQRQLIATETGLHVRDVATGKLTLHTAIEADNPLTRSNDSRVHPCGAFWVGTMGKDEGKGAGSIYWFFKGELRRLFSDITVSNSICFSADGKIAYYTDTSTGLLMRVACDPAAGLPIGEPKVFVDHRSSKGYVDGSVIDRDGVLWNAVWGGRAVKAYAPDGTLLREIPMPVTQPSCPAFVGAKADRLVVTSAWKGKDEKQRQLDPQAGMTFLLDFEVKGRFEPRVLIA; translated from the coding sequence ATGAGCGACACCGTGTCGGTTTTCTCGGACCGCATCTGCCAGCTTGGCGAAGGCCCGAGCTATGACCGCGGCAGCGATGCGCTGTTCTGGTTCGACATCGTCAATGGCCTGCTGTTGGAGCAGGGCGTTGGCTCCGGCGTGCTGAAGGTGCATGATCTCGGCCTGATGGCCAGCGCGCTGGCCATCATCGATGAACAGCGCCAGCTGATCGCCACCGAAACCGGCCTCCATGTCCGCGATGTCGCGACCGGCAAGCTGACGCTGCACACCGCGATTGAGGCCGACAATCCGCTCACCCGCTCCAACGATTCGCGCGTCCACCCCTGCGGCGCCTTCTGGGTCGGAACTATGGGCAAGGACGAGGGCAAGGGCGCCGGCTCGATCTACTGGTTCTTCAAGGGCGAATTGCGCCGGCTGTTTTCCGACATCACCGTGTCGAACTCAATCTGCTTTTCCGCGGACGGAAAGATCGCCTACTACACCGACACCTCGACCGGGCTCTTGATGCGCGTCGCCTGCGATCCCGCGGCCGGGCTGCCCATAGGTGAACCAAAAGTGTTCGTCGATCACCGTTCGTCCAAGGGCTATGTCGACGGTTCCGTCATCGACCGCGACGGCGTGCTGTGGAACGCCGTCTGGGGCGGCAGGGCGGTCAAGGCCTATGCTCCGGACGGCACGCTGCTGCGCGAAATCCCGATGCCGGTGACGCAGCCCTCCTGCCCGGCCTTTGTTGGCGCGAAGGCCGACAGGCTGGTGGTGACCTCGGCGTGGAAGGGCAAGGACGAAAAGCAGCGCCAGCTCGACCCGCAGGCCGGCATGACCTTCCTGCTCGATTTCGAGGTCAAAGGCCGCTTCGAGCCGCGCGTGCTGATCGCCTGA
- a CDS encoding 2-dehydro-3-deoxy-6-phosphogalactonate aldolase — protein MTQTAPFPKLKRGLVAILRGLKPGEAVAIGQAIFDAGIEAIEVPLNSPEPCVSIAGLVQALPKAALVGAGTVLTAADVDALHAAGGRLLVSPNIDAAVMDRARTHGMVTMPGVFTPTEAFLAIRLGASALKFFPASVLGAGGIAAVRAVLPADVLIGAVGGVSEKDFAGYKSAGVSVFGLGSSLFKPGMGVEEVAARAQAAVVAWDAAFGDA, from the coding sequence GTGACCCAGACAGCACCGTTTCCGAAACTCAAGCGCGGCCTCGTCGCCATCCTGCGCGGGCTGAAACCGGGCGAGGCGGTGGCGATCGGCCAGGCGATCTTCGATGCCGGTATCGAGGCGATCGAGGTGCCGCTCAATTCGCCGGAACCCTGCGTCTCGATCGCCGGCCTTGTGCAGGCGTTGCCAAAGGCAGCCCTGGTCGGCGCCGGAACTGTGCTGACGGCGGCCGATGTCGACGCCCTGCACGCAGCCGGCGGCCGGCTGCTGGTCAGCCCTAACATTGATGCCGCGGTGATGGACCGCGCTCGGACCCATGGCATGGTGACGATGCCCGGCGTGTTCACGCCGACAGAAGCCTTCCTGGCGATAAGGCTCGGCGCCTCGGCGCTGAAATTCTTCCCGGCAAGCGTGCTTGGCGCCGGCGGCATTGCGGCCGTGCGCGCGGTGCTGCCCGCCGATGTGCTGATCGGCGCCGTTGGCGGTGTGTCCGAGAAAGATTTTGCCGGCTACAAATCGGCCGGCGTCAGCGTCTTCGGCCTCGGCTCCAGCCTGTTCAAGCCCGGCATGGGCGTCGAGGAGGTGGCCGCGCGGGCTCAGGCCGCCGTTGTCGCCTGGGACGCCGCCTTTGGAGATGCATAA
- a CDS encoding 2-dehydro-3-deoxygalactonokinase, producing the protein MSAAPAVAALDWGTTRLRAWLLDDAGKVLAERRGDDGLITAREKGFSKVLEGHLAAMGAPETLPVIICGMAGSRQGWLEAPYVTVPSPLGAILAGAARVPGQSRDIRIVPGLAQRSADAPDVMRGEETQLAGAGLPAKGRHLVCMPGTHSKWVVVEDGAVAGFGTWPTGELFSVLAAHSILRHSLGEHPAAVVADNAFFRQWCERALGEGGDVTSKLFAIRAAGLLQDLQADDAAACLSGLLLGGEIASAKRRYGAGDAPVVLVASGALGVLYAAALGIADLALRTVDADEAVRAGLVEAARENGMIGAAA; encoded by the coding sequence GTGAGCGCGGCCCCTGCGGTCGCCGCGCTCGATTGGGGTACGACCAGGCTCAGGGCCTGGCTGCTCGACGACGCAGGCAAGGTGCTTGCCGAGCGTCGCGGCGACGATGGGCTGATCACCGCGCGCGAGAAAGGTTTCTCGAAGGTTCTTGAGGGCCACCTGGCCGCCATGGGGGCGCCTGAGACGCTGCCGGTCATCATCTGCGGCATGGCCGGGTCCCGTCAGGGCTGGCTGGAAGCGCCCTATGTCACCGTGCCCTCGCCTCTCGGCGCCATCCTCGCCGGCGCCGCCCGTGTTCCCGGCCAAAGCCGCGACATTCGCATCGTGCCGGGCCTTGCCCAGCGATCGGCCGATGCGCCCGACGTGATGCGCGGCGAGGAGACCCAGCTCGCCGGCGCCGGTTTGCCGGCAAAGGGCCGCCACCTCGTCTGCATGCCCGGCACCCATTCGAAATGGGTGGTCGTGGAGGACGGCGCCGTTGCCGGCTTCGGCACCTGGCCGACGGGCGAGCTGTTTTCGGTGCTGGCCGCGCATTCGATCCTGCGCCATTCGCTGGGCGAGCATCCGGCAGCGGTGGTCGCGGACAATGCCTTCTTCCGTCAATGGTGTGAACGGGCCCTGGGCGAGGGCGGTGACGTCACCTCGAAGCTGTTTGCCATCCGCGCCGCCGGCCTGCTGCAGGATCTGCAGGCCGACGATGCGGCGGCGTGCCTGTCCGGGCTGCTGCTCGGCGGCGAGATCGCTTCGGCGAAACGCCGTTATGGCGCTGGCGATGCACCTGTCGTGCTGGTCGCCTCCGGCGCGCTGGGTGTGCTGTATGCCGCCGCGCTGGGCATCGCGGACCTTGCCCTCAGAACTGTTGACGCCGATGAAGCAGTGCGTGCCGGGCTCGTCGAGGCGGCACGCGAGAACGGCATGATTGGAGCCGCCGCGTGA
- a CDS encoding SDR family oxidoreductase, producing the protein MMPSARFADLEGASVLITGGGSGIGAALTEGFVRQGAKVAFIDIADRPSIALADRIEKEQGRRPLYLKTDLRDIEALRASAARAAEAHGDVTVLVNNAALDDRHAVEDVTVEFWDNNLAVNLRPHFFTAQAVAPGMKRAGGGSIINFTSTSYLINHPDMPAYTAAKAGILGLTKGLAGKLGADRIRVNAIAPGWVITERQKELWVTEHGLAAHVAKQCIKDVMQPEDIVGTVLFLASDASRMLTAQMLIVDGGFL; encoded by the coding sequence ATGATGCCATCGGCACGTTTTGCCGATCTCGAAGGCGCTTCGGTGCTGATCACCGGCGGCGGTTCCGGCATTGGCGCGGCGCTGACCGAGGGCTTTGTCCGGCAAGGCGCGAAGGTCGCCTTCATCGACATCGCCGACCGTCCGAGCATCGCGCTTGCCGACCGCATCGAGAAGGAGCAAGGCCGGCGGCCACTCTACCTCAAGACCGATCTGCGCGACATCGAGGCGCTGCGCGCCTCGGCCGCCAGGGCGGCTGAAGCGCATGGCGACGTCACCGTCCTGGTCAACAACGCCGCGCTTGACGACCGCCACGCGGTCGAGGACGTCACCGTCGAGTTTTGGGACAACAACCTTGCCGTCAACCTGCGCCCGCATTTCTTCACCGCGCAGGCCGTGGCGCCGGGCATGAAGCGGGCCGGTGGCGGCTCGATCATCAACTTCACCTCGACCTCCTATCTCATCAACCACCCCGACATGCCGGCCTACACCGCCGCCAAGGCCGGCATACTCGGCCTCACCAAGGGCCTTGCCGGCAAGCTCGGCGCCGACCGCATCCGGGTCAACGCGATTGCGCCGGGCTGGGTGATCACCGAACGCCAGAAGGAGCTCTGGGTCACCGAACATGGGCTCGCCGCCCATGTCGCCAAGCAATGCATCAAGGATGTCATGCAGCCCGAGGACATCGTCGGCACGGTGCTGTTCCTGGCCTCGGATGCCTCGCGCATGCTGACCGCGCAGATGCTGATCGTCGACGGAGGCTTCCTGTGA
- a CDS encoding EAL domain-containing protein, with the protein MQTTFATGLAGRENTDLAFTDPLTGLGNHRRFFDKVDRLISDRSEDPAPFTVGILDLDGFKPINDLFGHKAGDDILIQVAMRLRASMDSYSTVCRIGADEFAFLYPMVFSEEAASEKARMLIEILSAPYDVGERTARLSASVGCSLFYSGDETTDILLNKAETALYHAKRSGRGRVVVYTREMEEAAKRVTRIEQALRRAVSAGEVEPHFQPIVDLNTRRTIGFETLARWTDRDLGSVPPNVFIPIAEERGIIGPLSQLVLRKATEAARSWPKDLFLSFNLSPSQLVDQNTGLHILAILDRTGFDPHRLEIEITETGLMNDPASAEKIVADLRRVGIRVSLDDFGTGQSSLGRLREFHFDKLKIDRAFVSSILDDRPSEHIIRAILAMCEGLGMDVVAEGIEEEAQADRLVQFGCAGGQGYLFGKPIDADATLGYLRDSYRGALHAKAI; encoded by the coding sequence ATGCAAACGACGTTTGCCACCGGGCTGGCAGGCAGGGAAAACACGGATCTGGCCTTCACCGATCCGCTGACCGGGCTTGGCAATCACCGCCGCTTCTTCGACAAGGTCGACCGCCTGATCAGCGATCGTTCCGAGGACCCGGCGCCCTTCACCGTCGGCATCCTCGACCTCGACGGCTTCAAGCCGATCAACGACCTGTTCGGCCACAAGGCCGGCGACGACATCCTGATCCAGGTGGCAATGCGGCTGCGCGCCTCGATGGACAGCTATTCCACCGTTTGCCGCATCGGCGCCGACGAGTTCGCCTTCCTCTATCCGATGGTGTTCAGCGAAGAGGCGGCGTCCGAAAAGGCGCGCATGCTGATCGAGATCCTGTCGGCGCCTTATGACGTCGGCGAGCGCACCGCCAGGCTGTCGGCCTCCGTCGGCTGTTCGCTTTTCTACTCCGGCGACGAGACTACCGACATTCTGCTCAACAAGGCCGAAACCGCTCTCTACCACGCCAAGCGTTCCGGTCGCGGCCGGGTCGTCGTCTACACGCGCGAGATGGAAGAGGCGGCCAAGCGCGTCACCCGCATCGAGCAGGCGCTGCGCCGCGCCGTCTCGGCCGGCGAGGTGGAGCCGCATTTCCAGCCCATCGTTGACTTGAACACCCGCCGCACCATCGGCTTCGAGACACTTGCGCGCTGGACCGACCGCGACCTCGGTTCCGTGCCGCCAAATGTGTTCATCCCGATCGCCGAGGAACGCGGCATCATTGGTCCGCTGTCGCAGCTGGTGCTGCGCAAGGCCACCGAGGCGGCGCGCAGCTGGCCGAAGGACCTGTTCCTGTCCTTCAACCTGTCGCCGTCGCAGCTCGTCGACCAGAACACCGGCCTGCACATACTGGCGATCCTCGACCGCACCGGCTTCGATCCGCACCGGCTGGAGATCGAAATCACCGAGACCGGCCTGATGAACGATCCGGCCTCGGCCGAGAAGATCGTGGCGGATCTGCGCCGCGTCGGCATCCGCGTCTCGCTCGACGATTTCGGCACCGGCCAGTCCTCGCTCGGGCGGCTGCGCGAATTCCATTTCGACAAGCTCAAGATCGACCGCGCCTTCGTCTCCTCGATCCTCGACGACCGCCCGTCCGAGCACATCATCCGCGCCATCCTCGCCATGTGCGAGGGGCTCGGCATGGATGTCGTGGCCGAAGGCATAGAGGAGGAGGCGCAGGCCGACCGCCTGGTCCAGTTCGGCTGCGCCGGCGGGCAGGGCTATCTGTTCGGCAAGCCGATCGATGCCGACGCCACGCTCGGCTATCTGCGCGATTCCTATCGCGGCGCCCTCCACGCCAAGGCAATCTGA